One part of the uncultured Bacteroides sp. genome encodes these proteins:
- the ispF gene encoding 2-C-methyl-D-erythritol 2,4-cyclodiphosphate synthase → MKIRVGFGFDVHALVSERELWLGGIKLEHEKGLLGHSDADVLLHAVCDALLGAANMRDIGFHFPDNAGEYKNIDSKILLARTMELIRSKGYELGNIDATVCAERPKLNPHIPAMKKAMAAVMNVDEDDISIKATTTEKLGFTGREEGISAYATVLITKE, encoded by the coding sequence ATGAAAATAAGAGTTGGTTTTGGATTTGACGTTCACGCACTTGTTTCTGAGCGTGAATTGTGGCTCGGCGGAATAAAGCTGGAACATGAGAAAGGATTGTTAGGACATTCGGATGCGGATGTATTGCTTCATGCAGTGTGCGATGCACTATTGGGTGCGGCAAATATGCGGGATATAGGATTTCATTTCCCTGATAATGCCGGAGAATATAAGAATATTGATAGTAAAATACTTCTTGCAAGAACAATGGAACTAATCCGTTCCAAAGGTTATGAGTTGGGAAATATTGATGCTACGGTTTGTGCCGAACGCCCCAAACTGAATCCTCACATTCCGGCCATGAAGAAAGCAATGGCTGCTGTAATGAATGTAGATGAGGATGATATTTCCATTAAAGCAACAACTACCGAAAAACTGGGCTTTACGGGTAGGGAAGAAGGTATTTCGGCTTATGCCACGGTACTGATAACCAA